A single Ktedonobacteraceae bacterium DNA region contains:
- a CDS encoding YrzE family protein: protein MAHSDSEYPLHQPQGRKRREPFDAETEIDDFESEHGAGSPRRSRFQTHAPFHQRNAPYTPQLPPWRTRNTLIIGFITGIIVALQGIIVTLLNAPIYNSVKHVPQGQMTLNQLGTLVGLFCLTSFISLLFYFIAGFITGKVAVDRRLGFLAGFLAGIVASVINYLIHQVPQYPDATTPGFNGGAGGIVSGFLGALVLLAVTALVAAAVSYLGARIASRNHEFYTGYEE from the coding sequence ATGGCTCACTCGGATTCGGAATATCCCCTGCACCAGCCACAGGGCAGAAAGCGCCGTGAACCATTCGACGCTGAAACAGAGATCGACGACTTTGAATCGGAGCATGGCGCCGGTAGCCCTCGCAGGTCGCGCTTTCAGACTCACGCGCCCTTTCACCAGCGTAATGCGCCATATACTCCTCAATTGCCCCCGTGGAGGACGCGCAATACGCTGATCATTGGCTTCATCACCGGCATTATCGTCGCTCTACAGGGCATCATCGTGACCCTTCTCAACGCACCCATTTACAACAGCGTAAAACACGTGCCTCAAGGCCAGATGACCTTGAACCAGCTCGGAACGCTCGTTGGCCTCTTTTGCCTGACATCGTTCATCAGCCTGCTGTTCTACTTTATCGCGGGCTTCATTACGGGCAAAGTCGCGGTTGATCGCAGGCTGGGCTTTCTGGCCGGTTTTCTGGCCGGCATCGTCGCCTCTGTCATCAACTATCTTATCCACCAGGTTCCTCAATATCCCGATGCCACTACGCCCGGCTTTAATGGCGGAGCGGGCGGTATCGTGAGCGGGTTCTTAGGCGCTCTGGTCTTGCTGGCAGTAACGGCCCTGGTAGCGGCAGCTGTAAGCTACCTGGGGGCAAGGATCGCCTCGCGCAATCACGAATTTTATACCGGCTACGAAGAGTGA
- a CDS encoding nuclear transport factor 2 family protein, with protein MNATEIVQTFITALQSGDMDMAAQYMMDDFVFEGWTPQALDKGEFLALQSELHAAMPDYTFNLSDTREEDGIVDAFIQISGTHTQTLSLPMFGVPLVPYTGISVELPQTRTRFTVRDGKVARMQVEPLPGGGLNGLLQQIDTELLPSPQVGVIYEVARDEREQEMEAHGESPPWREADTMTDKDAG; from the coding sequence TTGAACGCCACAGAGATAGTACAGACATTTATCACGGCCCTGCAATCCGGCGATATGGATATGGCAGCGCAATATATGATGGACGATTTTGTGTTCGAGGGCTGGACGCCACAGGCACTGGATAAGGGCGAATTTCTGGCCCTCCAAAGCGAGCTGCATGCCGCGATGCCCGATTATACCTTCAATCTGAGCGACACGCGTGAGGAAGATGGCATAGTGGATGCCTTCATACAGATATCGGGGACGCATACACAGACGCTGAGCCTGCCTATGTTTGGCGTGCCACTTGTTCCATACACGGGCATATCTGTCGAGCTGCCGCAAACGCGCACGCGCTTCACAGTGAGGGATGGGAAGGTAGCACGGATGCAGGTCGAGCCGCTGCCGGGAGGCGGTCTGAACGGCCTGCTCCAGCAGATCGATACCGAATTGCTGCCCTCACCCCAGGTTGGAGTGATCTACGAGGTTGCCCGCGACGAGCGCGAGCAGGAGATGGAGGCACATGGCGAATCGCCCCCATGGAGAGAGGCGGATACGATGACGGATAAAGACGCCGGTTAG
- the lepB gene encoding signal peptidase I: MKSTTQGNTTQKNTSQKHSSHVAREIIETIALTLFIFIVIHFTVQNYLVDGISMQPGLQNGEYVLVNKVAYLFHSPERGDVIVFEWPRDTTKNLIKRVIGLPGDTLVLTGKTVTVDGVTLKEPYISAPVNFIGETVHVPANEYFVMGDNRPASDDSRDWGLLPRDDIIGKAVMVYWPSNHWQLINTYSSVYAQIKPGS, translated from the coding sequence TTGAAAAGCACAACACAGGGAAACACTACACAGAAAAATACTTCACAAAAACACTCGTCACACGTGGCACGCGAGATAATTGAAACCATCGCACTGACGCTCTTCATCTTCATTGTCATTCACTTCACTGTGCAGAACTACCTTGTCGATGGCATCAGCATGCAACCCGGTCTGCAAAATGGTGAATACGTACTCGTCAATAAAGTCGCTTACCTCTTCCATTCTCCTGAACGCGGAGATGTGATTGTCTTTGAATGGCCGCGCGATACGACGAAAAATCTTATTAAACGCGTTATCGGCCTGCCAGGTGATACACTGGTACTGACCGGCAAGACCGTCACGGTGGATGGGGTCACGCTGAAGGAACCATACATCAGCGCGCCCGTTAACTTCATCGGCGAAACGGTGCATGTTCCGGCTAATGAATATTTCGTCATGGGCGATAATCGCCCTGCAAGCGATGATTCGCGTGATTGGGGTCTATTGCCCAGGGATGATATCATCGGTAAAGCCGTCATGGTTTACTGGCCGAGCAACCATTGGCAGCTTATCAACACCTATTCGTCGGTTTATGCTCAAATCAAACCCGGCTCGTGA
- a CDS encoding CBS domain-containing protein, translating to MIARDIMTRKVCTIQPEASAQEAAQLLYSHRISGAPVVDADGKLIGIITEADIISKVNRDGLRVGDIMSHELLVVNEETPVSEIAMLLTERKIKRVPVVENGKLVGIVSRADIVHAVAQGHLIIRQW from the coding sequence ATGATTGCAAGAGACATTATGACCCGCAAGGTATGTACCATCCAGCCGGAGGCCAGCGCGCAGGAAGCGGCGCAACTGCTTTACAGCCACCGTATCAGTGGCGCGCCCGTAGTTGATGCTGATGGCAAGCTGATCGGTATTATTACCGAGGCCGACATTATCAGCAAAGTCAACCGCGATGGATTGCGTGTTGGCGATATTATGAGCCACGAGCTGCTGGTCGTTAACGAGGAGACGCCCGTCAGCGAGATTGCCATGCTCCTCACCGAACGCAAGATCAAGCGTGTCCCGGTTGTAGAGAATGGCAAACTGGTAGGTATCGTCAGCCGCGCCGATATCGTTCACGCTGTCGCGCAAGGCCACCTGATCATTCGCCAGTGGTAG
- a CDS encoding glycosyltransferase, with the protein MSTRQRSRLNTRKSDRASAEHRHEREAPVARKSPYFSVILCTYNRRNLVLTTLASLRRQTLAYDEFEVIVIDNGSGDGTLNAVRAYVDAGARTKQSPDHSWRVQCLVEPQNGLAYARNTGLLAASGEIAVFLDDDAVADPYFLARLRAAYEATGACAIGARVELRWEAKRPHWLCDDMLEMLGYFAPASERVQLAETQNFSGCGFSVKIEALRAAGNFTPFLSKRMHLPGDAEVADLCRRLRSAGCTLWYEPEAVVMHRVTAPRLVRAFFTGRAYWQGRSEVLAHYRDASYRKAGALLRAALCDVRAIAFLGLIHRPLLRLAGRPSSERLLATMDQARSRGRLQQHLAFLMRAPAAFTTPAVLFIRSTTPDPTADVFVQALSAQDIESLIQGAEIPLSWLWQHRASEEQALGIIHFYRPGALRLAYRQRKRLWFRLWLAHQWGIRIVTTDAGGWWQSTHGLRFHSPRLLERKLMYASDAIIAYTRQPDQLYRDKTLRRRARCLPHPGFRGYYPFAPIRATARLRLDFPVNAGFAYLCLASMQTERELLYLLSAFSEMTGRSDRSHVRDKASPAHGEPQLLLVGRPVDTRMPGRILKLAAHNSAIHLHLAEPSKEDIALYMGAADALVLPHFAIHSAGMLEMAMLGLSFERVVIAPNLPRFRGMLPPRASVLYEAGSRDSLTQAMIAAQTLDYRLSEQEALALDAVGGWGHYVQRLLKIYQELAGTKGGVMRFGNP; encoded by the coding sequence GTGAGTACACGGCAAAGATCGCGCCTCAATACGCGCAAGTCTGATCGCGCGAGCGCGGAACATAGGCATGAGCGAGAAGCGCCCGTAGCCCGAAAATCTCCTTATTTCAGCGTGATTCTCTGCACCTACAATCGCCGCAACCTGGTTCTCACCACATTGGCTAGCCTGCGTCGTCAAACGCTTGCCTACGATGAATTTGAAGTTATTGTGATAGACAATGGCTCCGGCGATGGCACGCTTAACGCGGTGCGCGCTTATGTAGATGCCGGTGCGCGGACAAAGCAATCGCCTGACCATAGTTGGAGGGTGCAATGCCTGGTTGAGCCGCAGAATGGCCTGGCCTATGCGCGCAACACCGGATTATTAGCGGCATCAGGCGAAATAGCCGTTTTTCTCGATGATGACGCTGTGGCAGACCCATATTTTCTTGCGCGACTGCGGGCGGCATACGAAGCTACCGGCGCCTGCGCTATTGGCGCGCGTGTCGAGCTGCGTTGGGAGGCGAAACGCCCCCACTGGCTCTGCGATGATATGCTCGAGATGCTGGGATACTTTGCCCCGGCGAGCGAACGCGTGCAACTGGCTGAAACGCAAAATTTTAGCGGTTGTGGCTTCTCAGTAAAGATCGAAGCGCTGCGGGCCGCCGGCAACTTCACACCGTTTCTGAGCAAGCGTATGCATCTTCCAGGCGATGCGGAAGTCGCGGACCTCTGCCGCCGCCTGCGCTCCGCCGGCTGCACGCTCTGGTATGAGCCAGAGGCCGTTGTGATGCATCGAGTAACCGCGCCGCGGCTGGTTCGTGCGTTCTTTACCGGGCGCGCATACTGGCAGGGGCGATCCGAGGTGCTGGCGCACTACAGGGACGCTAGCTATCGCAAAGCGGGCGCTTTGCTGCGAGCTGCCCTGTGTGATGTGCGCGCAATAGCGTTTCTCGGCCTGATACATCGTCCCCTGCTGCGCCTGGCGGGGCGGCCATCGAGCGAGCGGCTGCTCGCCACCATGGACCAGGCTCGCAGCAGGGGACGCCTGCAGCAACATCTGGCATTCCTCATGCGCGCCCCGGCAGCATTCACGACGCCCGCTGTGCTATTCATTCGCTCAACCACGCCAGACCCGACCGCGGATGTATTCGTGCAAGCGCTGTCTGCTCAGGATATCGAAAGTCTTATTCAAGGCGCTGAGATTCCGCTTTCATGGCTCTGGCAGCATCGCGCTTCCGAAGAGCAAGCGCTGGGCATCATACACTTTTACCGTCCAGGAGCGCTGCGCCTGGCATACCGGCAGCGAAAAAGGCTCTGGTTTCGTCTCTGGCTGGCGCACCAGTGGGGAATACGCATTGTTACAACGGATGCCGGGGGCTGGTGGCAGAGTACGCATGGGCTGCGCTTTCACTCGCCTCGCCTGCTCGAACGCAAGCTCATGTATGCCAGCGACGCGATCATAGCATATACACGCCAGCCGGATCAGCTCTACCGCGATAAAACGCTGCGCCGGCGCGCGCGTTGCCTGCCTCATCCCGGCTTTCGCGGTTATTATCCATTCGCTCCCATCCGCGCAACAGCTCGTTTGCGACTCGACTTCCCTGTCAACGCCGGTTTTGCCTACCTGTGCCTGGCTTCGATGCAAACTGAGCGCGAACTGCTCTACCTGCTCTCAGCATTTTCTGAGATGACCGGTCGGTCAGATCGATCACATGTTCGAGATAAAGCATCACCTGCGCACGGGGAGCCGCAACTACTGCTCGTGGGGCGCCCGGTTGATACAAGAATGCCCGGGCGTATCTTGAAACTGGCGGCGCATAATTCCGCCATTCACCTGCACCTGGCAGAGCCTTCCAAAGAGGATATTGCTCTTTACATGGGGGCAGCTGATGCCCTGGTGCTGCCCCATTTCGCCATTCATAGCGCCGGGATGCTGGAGATGGCCATGCTGGGACTCTCTTTTGAACGCGTCGTAATTGCACCCAACCTGCCACGTTTTCGCGGTATGCTGCCACCACGCGCCAGCGTCCTCTATGAAGCGGGCAGTCGTGATTCACTGACCCAGGCAATGATCGCCGCACAAACACTCGATTACAGGCTTTCAGAACAGGAAGCGCTGGCTCTGGATGCCGTGGGCGGTTGGGGTCACTATGTGCAGCGCCTCTTGAAGATCTACCAGGAGCTGGCCGGGACAAAAGGGGGTGTAATGCGCTTTGGCAACCCCTGA
- a CDS encoding cupin domain-containing protein: MDAFELSELVHQHGQSIDAYLEFLRVPALSMGLYKLSAGGIDLQEPHTEDEVYYIVSGRGAIQVGEENRAVEPGTIVFVGANVEHRFHSITEDLMILVFFAPAEYTLAPENENIEEE, translated from the coding sequence ATGGACGCTTTTGAACTCTCCGAACTGGTTCATCAACACGGTCAATCGATTGACGCGTACCTGGAATTTTTGCGCGTTCCTGCCCTCAGTATGGGGCTGTACAAGCTCTCCGCTGGTGGAATCGATTTGCAAGAGCCACATACAGAAGATGAAGTCTACTATATCGTCAGCGGGCGCGGCGCCATCCAGGTAGGCGAGGAGAATCGAGCTGTGGAGCCGGGTACAATAGTCTTCGTGGGCGCGAACGTCGAACATCGCTTTCACTCGATCACCGAGGATTTGATGATCCTGGTCTTCTTCGCGCCGGCGGAATATACGCTGGCACCGGAGAACGAAAATATTGAGGAAGAGTGA